One genomic window of Rhizomicrobium sp. includes the following:
- a CDS encoding 2-dehydro-3-deoxygalactonokinase — protein MTNRFSDPPMRARGAALIGVDWGSSSLRAFRIAADGSVLQIRRTPDGVFTGSGAFEHRLRAVLGDWLAGDAPILLCGMVGSDRGWLHAPYVPAPAGAADLARALVRVPFERPAWIVPGISFAEGDSREVMRGEETLIVGLQAGIAPATACLPGTHSKWADIADGRIVGFRTYMTGELRAALLERGALATGVDQQPSPDAFAQGMRAIAEGVTRALFQARARRLLGTLAPEHTAAFVDGVLIAEEVAREHASEIVLVARGAVAQAYEAALRGRAFSTIDPEPLAARGLFELARHAGILATTARA, from the coding sequence ATGACGAACAGGTTTTCCGATCCGCCGATGCGGGCCCGCGGCGCGGCCCTGATCGGGGTCGACTGGGGCTCGTCGAGCCTACGGGCGTTTCGCATCGCGGCCGACGGATCGGTGTTGCAGATCCGTCGCACGCCCGACGGCGTCTTTACCGGCAGCGGCGCCTTCGAGCACCGTTTGCGCGCCGTTCTCGGGGACTGGCTCGCCGGCGACGCGCCGATCCTGCTCTGCGGCATGGTCGGCAGCGATCGCGGCTGGCTGCACGCGCCCTATGTACCGGCGCCGGCTGGTGCCGCCGATCTCGCGCGGGCGCTGGTCCGCGTTCCGTTCGAACGACCCGCCTGGATCGTGCCCGGAATCTCCTTCGCGGAGGGCGACAGCCGCGAGGTGATGCGCGGCGAGGAAACGCTCATCGTCGGGCTCCAGGCCGGGATCGCGCCTGCCACGGCGTGCCTGCCCGGCACCCACAGCAAATGGGCCGACATCGCGGACGGCCGCATCGTCGGCTTCCGCACCTATATGACGGGCGAGTTGCGCGCCGCGCTGCTCGAACGCGGCGCGCTCGCCACCGGCGTCGATCAGCAGCCTTCGCCCGACGCCTTTGCGCAAGGCATGCGCGCCATCGCCGAAGGCGTCACCCGCGCTTTGTTTCAGGCCCGCGCCCGGCGCCTCCTGGGGACCCTCGCGCCGGAGCACACCGCCGCCTTCGTCGACGGCGTTCTCATCGCGGAGGAAGTCGCGCGCGAGCACGCGTCCGAGATCGTCCTCGTCGCACGCGGCGCTGTCGCGCAAGCCTATGAAGCGGCCCTGCGCGGCCGAGCCTTTTCGACGATCGATCCCGAACCGCTCGCCGCGCGCGGACTTTTCGAACTCGCGCGCCACGCCGGCATCCTCGCGACGACGGCCCGGGCATGA